A genome region from Microplitis demolitor isolate Queensland-Clemson2020A chromosome 1, iyMicDemo2.1a, whole genome shotgun sequence includes the following:
- the LOC103575032 gene encoding 60S ribosomal protein L36 gives MPARFELAVGLNRGHKTTKIRVAKNKTEKTRTVALRPSRFKGRQTKHTKFQRDLIREVTGHAPYEKRAMELLKVSKDKRALKFLKRRLGTHIRAKRKREELGNILVQIRKAGHH, from the exons atGCCTGCACGATTCGAGTTGGCCGTCGGCCTCAACAGAGGACACAAAACCACGAAAATTCGGGTTGCTAAAAACAAAACCGAAAAGACAAGAACTGTTGCTTTGAGACCTTCACGTTTCAAGGgg CGTCAAACAAAACACACGAAATTCCAACGTGATTTAATTCGTGAAGTAACTGGTCATGCTCCTTACGAAAAGCGCGCCATGGAGTTGTTGAAAGTCTCCAAAGACAAACGTGCTTTGAAATTCTTGAAAAGACGG TTGGGAACACACATCAGAGCCAAGAGGAAGCGTGAAGAATTGGGTAACATTCTTGTACAAATAAGAAAGGCTGGGCATCATTAA
- the LOC103575031 gene encoding tRNA modification GTPase GTPBP3, mitochondrial isoform X1, producing the protein MWKRLITKFLRSDVKKRLNDTGGIFSFVCRFNSTGASTSTIYALSSGQGKCGVAVIRISGSRSLEALKKMTNLLNPSPRQVFLRKIYDPITRDIIDKGLCLWFPGPNSFTGEDSVEFQVHGGPAVIESLMSALSKLKFNPAEPGEFTKRAFYNGKLDLTEIEGLADLIHAETEQQRKQALLQAGGSLSNLYNSWKKELSTSLANIEAYIDFSEDDNIEQNVLENCNERIRSLVGEISKHLADGRRGEILRSGVRTVIIGQPNVGKSSLLNYLVRRNAAIVTPIAGTTRDIVELNTNISGYPVILADTAGLVTSTRDIVEEEGIKRARSYAVTADFIILMIDISNYLSSCKSFSDYVRYYIDSLDINDLIKDKQTNFIVVVNKIDLINEDYEKIINDLKNYEAVPISCDKEDGFSDLLNALTDKFKDICGNPSRENPTISQTRHRIHLINCVDYLNNYLEIINKYEYDMVIAAQQIRFAMRELGKITGHVSSEEILDIIFKNFCIGK; encoded by the exons atgtggAAAAGattgataacaaaatttcttaGATCTGATGTCAAGAAGCGTCTGAACGATACTGGCGGGATCTTTAGTTTTGTTTGTCGATTTAATTCTACTGGTGCTTCAACTTCAACAATTTATGCATTATCATCtg gtcAAGGAAAATGTGGAGTTGCTGTTATACGAATTTCAGGGAGTAGATCATTagaagcattaaaaaaaatgacaaatttattaaatccttCTCCAAGACAAgtatttttacgaaaaatatacGACCCAATTACAAGAGACATTATCGACAAAGGTTTATGTCTTTGGTTTCCAG gcCCAAATTCATTCACTGGTGAAGACAGCGTAGAATTCCAAGTACACGGAGGCCCAGCAGTAATAGAATCTTTAATGTCCGCTCTATCAAAGCTTAAGTTCAATCCAGCAGAGCCCGGTGAATTTACAAAACGCGCATTCTATAACGGGAAACTTGATTTAACTGAGATAGAAGGCCTAGCAGATTTAATTCACGCAGAAACAGAACAGCAACGCAAGCAAGCTCTCCTTCAAGCAGGCGGAAGCCTCAGTAATTTATACAACTCATGGAAAAAAGAACTGTCCACATCACTAGCGAATATCGAAGCCTACATTGACTTCAGTGAAGATGATAATATTGAACAGAAtgtattagaaaattgtaatgaaAGGATTAGAAGTCTTGTTGGGGAAATTTCAAAACATCTAGCCGATGGCCGACGTGGAGAAATTTTACGCTCCGGAGTACGTACTGTTATCATCGGACAGCCTAATGTAGGAAAAAGTAGCCtgctaaattatttagtacgCAGAAATGCTGCTATTGTAACTCCAATAGCAGGAACTACTAGAGATATTGTTGAGTTGAATACAAATATATCAGGATATCCTGTTATTTTAGCAGATACTGCAGGACTTGTTACCTCTACTAGAGATATTGTTGAAGAAGAAGGTATAAAAAGAGCTAGATCTTACGCCGTCACCGCTGATTTTATCATTCTGATGATTGATAtctcaaattatttatcaagttgTAAATCATTCAGTGATTACGTGCGTTATTATATTGATTCGCTAGacataaatgatttaattaaagacaaacagacaaattttattgttgttgttaataaaattgatctaattaatgaagattatgaaaaaataataaatgatttgaaGAATTATGAAGCCGTACCGATTTCTTGTGATAAAGAAGATGGATttagtgatttattaaatgcattgactgataaatttaaagatat ttGCGGAAATCCATCGAGGGAAAACCCGACGATAAGTCAAACAAGACATAGAATCCATTTGATAAATTgtgttgattatttaaataattatttggagataataaataaatatgagtatgATATGGTAATTGCGGCACAGCAAATACGCTTTGCAATGAGAGAGTTGGGTAAAATAACTGGTCATGTTAGCAGTGAAGAAAttttagatattatttttaaaaatttttgtattggaaaataa
- the LOC103575031 gene encoding tRNA modification GTPase GTPBP3, mitochondrial isoform X2, whose product MWKRLITKFLRSDVKKRLNDTGGIFSFVCRFNSTGASTSTIYALSSGQGKCGVAVIRISGSRSLEALKKMTNLLNPSPRQVFLRKIYDPITRDIIDKGPNSFTGEDSVEFQVHGGPAVIESLMSALSKLKFNPAEPGEFTKRAFYNGKLDLTEIEGLADLIHAETEQQRKQALLQAGGSLSNLYNSWKKELSTSLANIEAYIDFSEDDNIEQNVLENCNERIRSLVGEISKHLADGRRGEILRSGVRTVIIGQPNVGKSSLLNYLVRRNAAIVTPIAGTTRDIVELNTNISGYPVILADTAGLVTSTRDIVEEEGIKRARSYAVTADFIILMIDISNYLSSCKSFSDYVRYYIDSLDINDLIKDKQTNFIVVVNKIDLINEDYEKIINDLKNYEAVPISCDKEDGFSDLLNALTDKFKDICGNPSRENPTISQTRHRIHLINCVDYLNNYLEIINKYEYDMVIAAQQIRFAMRELGKITGHVSSEEILDIIFKNFCIGK is encoded by the exons atgtggAAAAGattgataacaaaatttcttaGATCTGATGTCAAGAAGCGTCTGAACGATACTGGCGGGATCTTTAGTTTTGTTTGTCGATTTAATTCTACTGGTGCTTCAACTTCAACAATTTATGCATTATCATCtg gtcAAGGAAAATGTGGAGTTGCTGTTATACGAATTTCAGGGAGTAGATCATTagaagcattaaaaaaaatgacaaatttattaaatccttCTCCAAGACAAgtatttttacgaaaaatatacGACCCAATTACAAGAGACATTATCGACAAAG gcCCAAATTCATTCACTGGTGAAGACAGCGTAGAATTCCAAGTACACGGAGGCCCAGCAGTAATAGAATCTTTAATGTCCGCTCTATCAAAGCTTAAGTTCAATCCAGCAGAGCCCGGTGAATTTACAAAACGCGCATTCTATAACGGGAAACTTGATTTAACTGAGATAGAAGGCCTAGCAGATTTAATTCACGCAGAAACAGAACAGCAACGCAAGCAAGCTCTCCTTCAAGCAGGCGGAAGCCTCAGTAATTTATACAACTCATGGAAAAAAGAACTGTCCACATCACTAGCGAATATCGAAGCCTACATTGACTTCAGTGAAGATGATAATATTGAACAGAAtgtattagaaaattgtaatgaaAGGATTAGAAGTCTTGTTGGGGAAATTTCAAAACATCTAGCCGATGGCCGACGTGGAGAAATTTTACGCTCCGGAGTACGTACTGTTATCATCGGACAGCCTAATGTAGGAAAAAGTAGCCtgctaaattatttagtacgCAGAAATGCTGCTATTGTAACTCCAATAGCAGGAACTACTAGAGATATTGTTGAGTTGAATACAAATATATCAGGATATCCTGTTATTTTAGCAGATACTGCAGGACTTGTTACCTCTACTAGAGATATTGTTGAAGAAGAAGGTATAAAAAGAGCTAGATCTTACGCCGTCACCGCTGATTTTATCATTCTGATGATTGATAtctcaaattatttatcaagttgTAAATCATTCAGTGATTACGTGCGTTATTATATTGATTCGCTAGacataaatgatttaattaaagacaaacagacaaattttattgttgttgttaataaaattgatctaattaatgaagattatgaaaaaataataaatgatttgaaGAATTATGAAGCCGTACCGATTTCTTGTGATAAAGAAGATGGATttagtgatttattaaatgcattgactgataaatttaaagatat ttGCGGAAATCCATCGAGGGAAAACCCGACGATAAGTCAAACAAGACATAGAATCCATTTGATAAATTgtgttgattatttaaataattatttggagataataaataaatatgagtatgATATGGTAATTGCGGCACAGCAAATACGCTTTGCAATGAGAGAGTTGGGTAAAATAACTGGTCATGTTAGCAGTGAAGAAAttttagatattatttttaaaaatttttgtattggaaaataa